A section of the Clostridium felsineum DSM 794 genome encodes:
- a CDS encoding S1C family serine protease, giving the protein MFNNKDEIKDVSFKEVNMDSSLRNEGNINFRSKNKFRLNRIFKFISFVTISALSGAITATYIVNTRYYELTKKGDTPMVQEKKSVIGSSGVSTNLVNKVSKEVAPSIVGIIDAGAPNTSEGQVVSSGIIFKSDGYIVTNYHLINKSNKIMVRLSYVKEVKDIEAKLIGYDIASDLAVIKIDSRNLPVAVLGNSSEIKVGDLAIAIGTSIGDESTGAVTAGVISAVDRNLKFTNDVNGQTSTFKVIQTDASINQDNSGGALCNQKGEVIGINSFKISSEYNAEGTGFAISINQAKDIVNQIMKNGKVTKPFVGIIGRNVRLNQEDFAKGVYVKKVIPESGAAKAGIKPNDIILELNGQRICSADDIGNSISGDKIGNKVWCVINRNGKIIKLQILVTENISRED; this is encoded by the coding sequence TTGTTCAATAATAAAGATGAAATAAAGGATGTGTCCTTTAAAGAAGTTAATATGGATAGTTCTTTAAGGAACGAGGGAAATATTAATTTTAGAAGCAAGAATAAATTTAGATTAAACAGAATATTTAAGTTTATATCTTTTGTAACAATTTCTGCATTATCCGGTGCAATAACTGCTACGTATATTGTGAATACTAGATATTATGAATTAACTAAAAAAGGAGATACTCCTATGGTTCAAGAAAAAAAGTCTGTTATAGGAAGTAGTGGTGTCTCTACAAATTTAGTGAATAAAGTTTCTAAGGAGGTTGCGCCTTCAATAGTAGGGATAATAGATGCAGGAGCTCCAAATACTTCTGAAGGGCAGGTTGTAAGTTCGGGAATAATATTCAAATCTGATGGATATATAGTTACTAATTATCACTTAATAAATAAGAGCAATAAAATAATGGTGAGATTATCCTATGTAAAAGAAGTAAAAGATATAGAAGCCAAACTTATAGGATATGATATTGCATCAGATTTAGCAGTTATAAAAATAGATAGTCGTAATTTGCCTGTAGCAGTATTAGGAAATTCCTCAGAGATTAAAGTTGGAGATTTGGCTATTGCTATAGGGACGTCCATAGGTGATGAATCAACTGGTGCAGTAACTGCAGGTGTAATAAGTGCAGTAGATAGAAATTTGAAATTCACCAATGATGTGAATGGTCAAACTTCAACATTTAAGGTAATACAAACGGATGCATCAATAAATCAAGATAATAGTGGCGGAGCCTTGTGTAATCAAAAAGGTGAAGTTATAGGAATAAATAGTTTTAAGATTAGTTCTGAGTACAATGCTGAGGGAACAGGTTTTGCAATATCTATAAATCAAGCAAAAGATATAGTAAATCAAATAATGAAGAATGGAAAAGTCACAAAACCTTTTGTTGGTATAATTGGTAGAAATGTAAGGTTAAATCAAGAAGATTTTGCAAAAGGTGTTTATGTTAAAAAGGTAATTCCAGAGAGTGGAGCGGCTAAGGCTGGAATAAAACCCAATGATATAATATTAGAATTGAATGGGCAAAGAATATGTTCAGCGGATGATATAGGTAATTCAATCAGTGGCGATAAAATAGGAAATAAAGTATGGTGTGTAATTAACAGAAATGGTAAAATAATTAAACTTCAAATATTAGTAACCGAAAATATAAGTAGGGAAGATTAA
- the pth gene encoding aminoacyl-tRNA hydrolase, which yields MFLIVGLGNPGVKYEHTRHNMGFDSIENISVKYNISLDKKGFKGLYGKGDINGEKVILLKPYTYMNLSGESVIEAANFYKISKENIIVIYDDISLDVGKIRIRTKGSAGGHNGIKNIVLHLASDEFPRIKVGVGEPVGDLVNYVLGKFSNDERDKIEDVLNIVTEAVECMVASSVENAMNKFNGLKL from the coding sequence TTGTTTTTAATAGTAGGACTTGGTAACCCAGGTGTAAAGTATGAACATACAAGGCATAATATGGGGTTTGATTCCATTGAAAATATTAGTGTAAAGTATAATATAAGTTTAGATAAAAAAGGTTTTAAAGGATTGTATGGAAAAGGAGATATAAATGGTGAAAAAGTTATCTTACTTAAACCGTATACATATATGAATTTAAGTGGTGAAAGCGTGATTGAGGCAGCGAATTTTTACAAGATAAGCAAAGAGAATATCATTGTAATATATGATGATATAAGTCTTGATGTAGGGAAAATAAGAATAAGAACAAAGGGAAGTGCTGGAGGTCATAATGGAATAAAAAATATAGTATTACATTTAGCTTCTGATGAGTTTCCTAGGATAAAAGTAGGAGTTGGAGAACCCGTAGGAGATCTTGTGAATTATGTATTAGGAAAGTTTAGTAATGACGAAAGAGACAAAATAGAAGATGTTCTAAATATAGTAACAGAGGCGGTTGAATGTATGGTGGCTAGTAGTGTAGAAAATGCTATGAATAAATTTAACGGCTTAAAGTTATAA
- a CDS encoding sensor histidine kinase → MRKGIFSKMIAAYTGIIAISFVITSAVLSFWFQNFYFSQKRSQITTEAKYVQAVAFQYIEGNMSVQRVNQTLKEVMAYINTDIKADIVVMDMYGYVYAVSNPKYDYLVGTQVNTKDLNEISKNQEAIEKTVDHSDVFKKAVRLYEIPMVYNNSFEGVIMIATPAADVKHSVNRVYQIIWISAILAIICACIIIYYFSQRIIISPLKKINDVARKIAKGEVEKRVTIESNDEIGELGESFNFMADAIEKAENNRREFISNVSHEIRSPITSIKGFIGGMLDGVIPREKEKYYLSLTYDEINRLTRLVNDLLDLSSIEAGHLKLNLSKININEMIRFTVIKFETKIKEKNLKVDVCFDNNELYVMADKDRMSQVVTNLIDNAVKYVYNDGEIKISTKEKYNKAYISIYNNGPQIPEGDFNHIWDRFYKSDKARTTKMSTGLGLPIVRSILTEHGQDINVENKKEGGVQFTFTLKIVK, encoded by the coding sequence ATGAGAAAGGGAATTTTCTCAAAAATGATAGCAGCATATACGGGGATTATTGCAATAAGTTTCGTTATTACTTCAGCTGTATTATCATTTTGGTTTCAAAATTTTTATTTTTCCCAAAAAAGAAGTCAAATCACAACGGAAGCCAAATATGTTCAGGCGGTAGCATTTCAATACATAGAAGGAAATATGTCTGTACAAAGAGTTAATCAAACACTGAAAGAAGTTATGGCATATATAAATACAGATATAAAAGCCGATATAGTTGTTATGGATATGTATGGATATGTTTATGCGGTTTCCAATCCCAAGTATGATTATTTAGTTGGGACACAGGTTAACACAAAGGATTTAAATGAAATTTCTAAAAATCAAGAAGCTATAGAAAAGACTGTTGATCACAGTGATGTGTTCAAGAAAGCTGTTAGACTATATGAAATACCTATGGTTTATAACAATTCTTTTGAAGGGGTTATAATGATAGCTACTCCAGCAGCAGATGTAAAACATTCTGTTAATAGAGTATATCAAATAATATGGATTTCAGCTATACTTGCAATAATTTGTGCGTGCATTATAATATATTATTTTTCACAAAGAATAATAATAAGTCCATTAAAGAAAATAAATGATGTTGCAAGAAAAATAGCTAAGGGTGAGGTTGAAAAAAGAGTTACAATTGAATCTAATGATGAGATAGGGGAACTTGGCGAGTCTTTCAATTTCATGGCTGATGCTATTGAAAAAGCAGAGAATAACAGAAGAGAATTTATATCAAATGTATCGCACGAAATACGTTCACCAATAACATCAATAAAAGGATTTATAGGTGGTATGCTTGACGGTGTAATTCCGAGAGAAAAAGAAAAATATTATTTATCACTTACGTATGATGAAATAAATAGGCTTACTAGATTGGTTAATGATTTACTAGACCTATCATCTATAGAGGCCGGTCATTTAAAATTAAATTTGTCAAAAATTAATATAAATGAAATGATAAGGTTCACTGTTATTAAATTTGAAACTAAAATTAAAGAGAAAAACTTAAAGGTAGATGTTTGTTTTGATAATAATGAATTGTATGTAATGGCAGACAAAGATAGGATGAGCCAAGTAGTTACTAATTTAATCGATAATGCTGTTAAATATGTATATAATGATGGTGAAATAAAAATAAGTACTAAAGAAAAATACAACAAAGCATATATATCAATATATAATAATGGACCTCAAATCCCTGAAGGAGATTTTAATCATATTTGGGACAGATTTTATAAATCTGATAAAGCTAGAACTACAAAAATGAGTACAGGACTTGGACTTCCAATAGTGAGAAGTATACTTACAGAACATGGTCAAGATATAAATGTAGAAAATAAAAAGGAAGGTGGAGTACAGTTTACCTTTACCTTGAAAATAGTCAAATAG
- a CDS encoding response regulator transcription factor, translated as MDSSLAKVLIVDDDENICEVIKLYLESSGYATKISNDGKSAESAFVEYKPDIVLLDIMLPQEDGIDVLKWIRKADNTPVIMLTAKGETFDKVLTLELGADDYIVKPFEPKELVARVKAVLRRANSENVSSQVLNFNGLRIDMGSYTVIYNDEDVKMPPKEFELLYYLANNKNKVFTREQLLCEVWGYDYPGDSRTVDVHVKRLREKLHEGNGWDIQTVWGVGYKFEVK; from the coding sequence ATGGACAGTTCATTAGCTAAGGTTTTAATAGTAGATGATGATGAAAATATATGTGAAGTAATAAAGTTATATCTTGAAAGTAGTGGGTATGCTACAAAAATATCCAATGATGGGAAAAGTGCAGAGAGTGCGTTTGTAGAATATAAACCTGATATTGTACTGCTAGATATAATGCTTCCACAAGAAGATGGTATTGATGTTTTAAAATGGATAAGAAAAGCAGATAATACACCAGTTATAATGCTTACAGCTAAGGGTGAAACTTTTGATAAGGTTTTAACTTTGGAGCTAGGAGCTGATGATTACATAGTCAAACCTTTTGAGCCAAAAGAATTAGTTGCAAGAGTTAAAGCTGTTTTAAGAAGAGCTAATTCAGAAAATGTATCAAGCCAAGTGTTAAATTTTAATGGTCTGAGAATTGACATGGGTTCATATACAGTAATATACAACGATGAAGATGTAAAAATGCCACCAAAAGAATTTGAGCTTCTTTATTATCTTGCTAATAATAAAAATAAAGTTTTTACACGTGAACAACTTCTTTGTGAAGTATGGGGATATGACTATCCTGGAGATTCAAGAACGGTAGATGTTCATGTAAAAAGACTTAGAGAAAAACTCCATGAAGGTAATGGATGGGATATTCAAACTGTTTGGGGTGTTGGATATAAATTTGAGGTGAAATAA
- the mfd gene encoding transcription-repair coupling factor: MRLDGLMHPLKSSNKFQDAIYKVRNDKFPIELSGISESGKSYLISGLYEELDNPFLVITDSDSEAKKIYEDLLFYTQNVYYIPTKEVVFYNIYAISGDLRWERLKVIRKMMSRGKKIIVTSVENLAAVYLPVDLYKEYTFKLSLGDMIDSKEITRKLVQCGYEHVESVDAKGQFSVKGGIIDLYSPISDVPYRVELFGDEIESIRSFNTESQRSIEKVNKIEIFPAKEIILTDEALSKGYEAIKSELESSLSRLKGSNEESYTKLKATMEYNLEALKERSGFETIDTFIPYFYDNTSSFFDYLKNAFIFVDNYERCKGKIESVYYEFEQNYENFLERGDILPKQGNIIVPKDNIYETLKNEKRINLESIGKSSNNNSSEGIVFEEITLLSYQGQMDLLINDIKALKEEKYRTVILCGTKSKGQRLVETLRDRGIESVYKDSILNVDYGEIVISPGSQLRGFKYPEFRLCVISDKEIFGTAKKKKEKRKNKKGVGKIKSFTELKPGDYIVHVNHGIGVFKGIKQLEVQGHKKDYLELTYAVDDKLYVPVEQLDLVQKYIGSEGKTPKVNKLGSSEWVKAKNKVRKSINEIAEELVKLYAVRTTVNGFKYSKDTVWQKQFEEEFPYNETQDQLIAIEDIKSDMESGKVMDRLICGDVGYGKTEVAIRAAFKTVMDGKQVAFLVPTTILAEQHYNNFQKRFKDFPVKVDMISRFRSQAEQKVTLKALKEGNVDIIIGTHRILNKEINFKDLGLLIIDEEQRFGVSHKEKLKQFKKNVDVLTLSATPIPRTLHMSLTGVRDISVIETPPEERYPVQTYVVEYNDQLIRDAIMRELGRGGQVFFVYNKVESIKEMASNLSKLIPEAKVAIAHGQMSERELEKVMIDFMEEKYDILLCTTIIETGIDIQNVNTLIIYNADKMGLSQLYQLRGRVGRTNRMAYAYFTYKKDKILTEVAEKRLKAIKEFTQLGSGFKIAMRDLEIRGAGNIMGSAQHGHMATIGYDLYCRMLEETIKEIKGEMQNEPVETTIDLKVDAYIPSSYIDDETLKISIYKKIAAIDSYDEMIDVKEELEDRFSSIPQSVENLMKIAYLRSVGRELGILEIKDKINQLELKFEGNNRINKNMVSGLLKDYGKFILFKMGENPIILYNLKSVKRESILEKLEEFLKYMKSLVETN; encoded by the coding sequence ATGAGACTTGATGGGCTTATGCATCCTCTGAAAAGTAGTAATAAATTTCAAGATGCTATTTATAAAGTAAGAAATGACAAATTTCCTATAGAATTGTCGGGAATTTCCGAATCTGGAAAAAGTTATTTAATAAGCGGGTTGTATGAAGAGTTAGACAACCCTTTTTTAGTGATTACAGATAGCGATTCAGAGGCTAAAAAAATATATGAAGATTTATTGTTTTATACGCAAAATGTATATTATATTCCTACAAAGGAAGTAGTGTTTTATAATATATATGCTATATCTGGAGACTTAAGGTGGGAAAGATTAAAGGTTATAAGAAAAATGATGTCTAGAGGTAAAAAAATAATAGTAACTTCTGTTGAAAATTTAGCAGCAGTTTATTTACCTGTAGATTTATATAAAGAGTATACTTTTAAACTTTCGTTAGGAGATATGATTGATTCTAAAGAAATTACAAGAAAGCTAGTTCAATGTGGATATGAACATGTTGAAAGTGTAGATGCTAAAGGGCAATTTTCTGTAAAGGGAGGAATAATAGATTTATATTCGCCTATATCAGATGTGCCTTATAGAGTTGAGCTTTTTGGAGATGAAATAGAATCTATAAGAAGTTTCAATACTGAATCTCAAAGAAGTATAGAAAAGGTAAATAAGATAGAAATATTTCCAGCAAAGGAGATAATACTTACAGATGAAGCTTTAAGTAAGGGATATGAAGCTATTAAAAGTGAGCTTGAAAGTTCTTTAAGTAGGCTCAAAGGAAGTAATGAGGAAAGCTATACTAAGCTTAAAGCTACTATGGAATATAATCTTGAGGCTTTAAAAGAAAGATCAGGCTTTGAAACTATAGATACTTTTATTCCTTACTTCTATGATAATACATCTAGTTTTTTTGATTACCTAAAAAATGCATTTATATTTGTAGATAATTATGAACGCTGCAAAGGTAAAATAGAAAGTGTATATTATGAATTTGAGCAAAATTATGAAAATTTCCTAGAAAGAGGAGATATTCTTCCTAAGCAAGGAAATATAATTGTTCCTAAAGATAATATATATGAAACTTTAAAAAATGAAAAAAGAATAAATTTAGAGTCTATAGGAAAAAGTTCTAATAATAATTCGAGTGAAGGAATCGTATTTGAGGAAATTACTCTTTTAAGTTATCAAGGACAAATGGATTTATTAATTAATGATATAAAAGCTTTAAAAGAGGAGAAGTATAGAACTGTAATATTATGTGGAACAAAATCAAAAGGTCAAAGACTTGTAGAAACACTTAGGGATAGAGGAATTGAAAGTGTATACAAAGATAGTATTCTTAATGTAGATTATGGAGAAATCGTTATATCTCCAGGAAGTCAACTTAGAGGATTTAAATATCCTGAGTTTAGATTATGTGTTATTTCTGACAAGGAAATATTCGGAACTGCTAAAAAGAAAAAAGAGAAAAGAAAAAATAAAAAAGGTGTAGGAAAAATTAAGAGCTTTACAGAACTTAAACCGGGCGATTACATTGTACATGTTAATCATGGTATAGGTGTATTTAAAGGAATAAAACAACTTGAGGTTCAAGGACATAAAAAGGATTATTTAGAATTGACATATGCAGTTGATGATAAATTATATGTTCCTGTAGAGCAACTTGATTTGGTTCAGAAATATATAGGAAGTGAAGGCAAAACACCTAAGGTAAATAAGCTTGGAAGCAGTGAATGGGTTAAGGCTAAAAATAAGGTTAGAAAGTCAATAAATGAAATAGCTGAGGAGCTTGTTAAATTATATGCAGTAAGGACAACTGTTAACGGTTTTAAGTATTCTAAGGATACAGTATGGCAGAAACAATTTGAAGAGGAATTTCCTTATAATGAAACACAAGATCAACTTATTGCTATAGAAGATATAAAGAGTGATATGGAAAGCGGAAAAGTAATGGATAGACTTATATGCGGTGATGTTGGTTATGGTAAAACAGAAGTTGCTATAAGAGCCGCATTTAAAACAGTAATGGATGGAAAACAGGTAGCTTTTCTTGTACCAACAACTATCCTTGCAGAGCAGCATTATAATAACTTTCAAAAACGTTTTAAAGACTTTCCTGTGAAGGTAGATATGATAAGTAGATTTAGAAGTCAAGCAGAGCAAAAGGTAACGCTTAAAGCTCTAAAAGAAGGAAATGTAGATATAATAATAGGTACTCATAGAATTTTAAATAAGGAGATTAACTTTAAAGATTTGGGACTTCTTATAATTGATGAGGAACAAAGATTTGGTGTTTCACATAAAGAAAAGCTTAAACAATTTAAGAAGAATGTAGATGTTTTAACATTGTCAGCAACACCGATACCAAGAACTCTCCACATGTCTCTTACAGGAGTTAGAGATATAAGTGTAATTGAAACTCCGCCAGAAGAGAGATATCCTGTACAAACTTATGTTGTTGAATATAATGATCAGCTGATAAGAGATGCAATAATGAGGGAACTTGGAAGAGGTGGTCAAGTATTCTTCGTATATAATAAAGTAGAATCTATAAAAGAAATGGCATCTAATTTAAGTAAGCTTATTCCAGAGGCTAAGGTTGCAATAGCGCATGGTCAAATGTCTGAGAGAGAACTGGAAAAAGTTATGATTGATTTTATGGAAGAAAAATACGATATATTATTATGTACAACAATAATAGAAACAGGAATTGATATTCAAAATGTAAATACTCTTATAATATATAATGCTGATAAGATGGGTCTTTCTCAGTTATATCAACTTAGGGGTAGAGTAGGAAGAACTAATAGAATGGCTTATGCTTATTTTACTTATAAGAAAGATAAAATTTTAACAGAGGTTGCTGAAAAGAGACTTAAAGCAATCAAGGAATTCACTCAATTAGGTTCTGGTTTTAAAATCGCAATGAGAGATCTTGAAATAAGGGGTGCAGGAAATATAATGGGATCTGCTCAGCATGGACATATGGCCACAATAGGTTATGATTTATATTGTAGAATGCTAGAAGAAACCATAAAAGAGATAAAGGGTGAAATGCAAAATGAACCTGTAGAAACCACAATAGATTTAAAAGTTGATGCATATATACCAAGTTCATATATTGATGATGAGACTTTAAAAATATCAATTTATAAAAAAATAGCAGCAATTGATTCATACGATGAGATGATAGATGTAAAAGAGGAACTTGAAGATAGATTCTCATCAATTCCTCAATCTGTAGAAAATCTTATGAAAATAGCTTATTTAAGAAGTGTTGGAAGGGAACTTGGAATTTTAGAGATAAAGGATAAAATAAATCAACTTGAACTTAAATTTGAGGGGAACAATAGAATTAATAAAAATATGGTGAGTGGATTGCTTAAAGATTATGGTAAATTTATACTGTTTAAAATGGGAGAGAACCCCATTATTTTATATAATTTAAAGAGTGTAAAAAGAGAATCAATATTAGAAAAATTAGAAGAATTTTTAAAATATATGAAATCTCTAGTTGAAACAAATTAA
- a CDS encoding ribose-phosphate diphosphokinase has protein sequence MINHGKKVKIFTGNSYPKLAEEIADIIGVKVGDSNVGKFSNGETAVDINETVRGTDLFLIQTLCEPVNDSVMELLIMLDAFKRASAGRITAVIPHYAYARQDRKAKARQPITAKLMADLIHTAGADRVLTMDLHAPQIQGFFDIPVDHLEGVPILVKYFKKQNLNKDDIIVVSPDIGGVKRARKFAEKLHSPIAIIDKRRPRPNVSEVMSIIGDVKDKRAILVDDMIDTAGSIVNAAEALIKMGAKEVSACCTHGVISGPAIERLEKSPLKEVVILNTIPIEGDKKIDKIKVLSVAPLFAEAIRRIYEDMPVSKIFQEE, from the coding sequence ATGATAAATCACGGTAAGAAGGTAAAGATATTTACGGGGAACTCATATCCTAAATTAGCTGAGGAAATAGCCGATATAATCGGAGTTAAAGTTGGTGACTCAAATGTAGGCAAGTTTAGTAATGGAGAAACAGCTGTTGATATAAATGAGACAGTTAGAGGTACGGATTTATTTTTAATTCAAACTTTATGTGAACCAGTTAATGATAGTGTAATGGAACTATTGATTATGCTTGATGCTTTTAAGAGAGCTTCAGCGGGCAGAATAACTGCTGTTATTCCACATTACGCTTATGCTAGGCAAGATAGAAAAGCAAAAGCACGACAGCCTATTACGGCAAAATTAATGGCAGATTTAATACATACAGCAGGTGCAGATAGAGTGCTTACAATGGATCTTCATGCACCGCAAATACAAGGTTTTTTTGATATACCTGTGGATCACCTAGAAGGAGTACCTATATTAGTTAAATATTTTAAAAAGCAAAATTTAAATAAAGACGACATAATAGTAGTTTCACCAGATATAGGTGGAGTTAAGAGAGCTAGAAAATTTGCAGAAAAGCTTCATTCGCCAATAGCTATAATTGATAAAAGAAGACCTAGACCGAACGTTTCTGAAGTTATGAGTATTATTGGTGATGTAAAAGACAAGAGGGCTATATTGGTGGATGATATGATTGACACAGCAGGTTCAATTGTAAATGCAGCTGAGGCTCTAATCAAGATGGGGGCAAAGGAAGTTTCTGCTTGTTGTACACATGGAGTTATATCTGGACCAGCTATAGAAAGATTAGAAAAGTCACCTTTGAAGGAAGTAGTTATATTAAATACTATTCCAATTGAAGGAGATAAAAAAATAGATAAGATAAAAGTTTTATCAGTAGCGCCATTGTTTGCTGAGGCTATAAGAAGAATATATGAAGACATGCCAGTAAGTAAAATATTTCAAGAAGAATAG